Part of the Metarhizium brunneum chromosome 6, complete sequence genome is shown below.
AGATGGTCATAGGTCTACCGGAGCGGATGACCTTGACAAGGCGAtcctccttcttcacgtTGAGTTTTCGAAATTGCCGCTCCTTCTGCCAATCGTTGAGCGCGCCGGCCAcaacgacaatggcaatggcgacaATGATGGCCACTCCTTCAACCCACTCGACCTTGGCACCTTGATGCTCCGTTTGACCAAATGTTTGGTATAGCCCAAGAGCAAGAGAGATGACGGCCGCGATGCAGAGAAGTATGAGCACTCTGTCTTGCAGCGCAATCCAGGCTAGCTGAAGAAACGACTTTGACTTTCGCTCTGGCAGCCGGTTTTCGCCAAAGACTCGCTTCCTgtcggcaaaggcggcgtCTGGTCCATCCTTTGGTAGAACAGGCGGTGGATTCGGATCATGCTGGCTGTGCGTGGGGGAGCCATGGGATGGGAGAGTCGACGTTGCCTGGTCAAATGTGATCGGGCTGGAAACATGTCGCTCGTCGACGCTCAGGCCACCTTGGCGATGGCTCTGGAGGCCCTTTTCAAGTCCGGGGAGTCCTCCTAGGGCTACGAAAGCGGCGAGACTTTTTGGATTTATAAGCTTCGCCAACTGGCCGGGGCAGAAGGCGAATGGGTTGTTTTCGATATTGAATAATGCTTCTTCACCGGGATCAGGCCACAGAACCGAGGCACTGGACTTGTTTATATCATGCAAGGGGCTCAAATTATCCCCTGTACGTCTGTTACTAGAATCGCCGTCGGAAATCGTGGGCTTGGAAGAGCTCCGAGGGCTGCTTGTCGGTGTCGGGGTAGGGACGTCTAGAGTATTGGACGTGGCGTTCGACCGGGATTGTAATGCGGATGGATTATCTTCAGAAACACTTAATAATAGTTGCCATTGAACTGGGAATTTCAGATTCAGTACCTCCATGGTTATGCTGAATGGCCGAGACGTCGACCCTAATGGCAGGGGCAAGCGGCCGCTTCAAAATCTGCGACATGTTTGACGAGGTGAAGCCGATGCTTCTCACGCCATGATGCTATTGTCGTCAGGTTGTAAGGGGGGCATGATGATCAATGTCTGCAAGGTCTGGCGGGACATTTTTCATCATACTGGTGGCGAACGCGGCGACAGTGGTCATGCCATCATGCGCTCCTCGCCCCCAGTCGATTTCCGTGCTAAGTGAAGCCTTTGGACCAAGCGTATATTAAGCCTTGTGCCACCGGCTTGTCAATTCCTGTTTGGGCGTCTTGGCAAACTATGTTGCATCGTTTGCGACGAGCTTAAGAAGCGGGTTGTGGAGGCGCAGTCAAGACTCAAAAGCCACAGCGTGCATCACCTGGTCCCAGGCAATGTAATGTCACAACGGCCAGAAAGTCTGGAATGCAATAGATTGGCTGTGAATAACAAATTTGGAGAGAAACGAAGCATCGGCTTGACACCTTGGGCAGACGACGTCAGTCCAGTCTAGTATACGGGCCACCCATCCAAGGTAACACAgccaaagtcgtcgtcgggcGATCTGATTCGGCCCCCAGTAAAGATATGTGCAATGAGAGTCGGATTATTTGCAGCTTGAAAGTCAGGTTGGGTTTGACTGGGAGTGACTCGCCGGGGATCGCGCTTTACGTGACCAGCTGGAAACCACGTGCTCAGAGACTTGACATGCTTGAGTAACAGCCACGATTATGCAAAAGGAAGACGAGAGGCAGTGATGTAGGCTTGGTTAATTTTCGTTCGGGATCGCCTTCGTTGAGTGCCAGAAAGAGCCAAAACCACAGCTTATGCGTATATATAATTGTGTAGAGGACTTTGCGAGTGTCCAAAGGTGATTTGGGGTTGTACTCAGCTTATATGCGACACTTTTACAAACACGGCATCCAGAATGAAGAGTTTAACAAATTGTGCATCCTCTCAGCTAGTATGGCTGTAACACGTCGTTCAAGAAACACGCAAAGAATCAATATAGGAACCAACTACCTAAATAACGTAACTAAACGTATTGTCCTGCCTGTAGGTCACAACTATTCAAGGGCAATCAGACAGCGGAATAATATGAGTGCTTTTCCGATGTGAATGGTGTAGAATCCAGAGTCACCGCAGACTTTGTAAGCAGCTTGTGTCCCTTTTTCAGCCGCCAATTCAACTTGGTTTGCCATCGAACTACTCCCGACCGAATCCTCCAATCCCCAGGCACCAACAGCTCCTCTGGCACCGTGTCGAGCAAATGTTCCGCTTGGTCCACTGTCAAAAGGCGATTTCTCTGCATATGATCAATTGCTCTCGCGAGGTGTTCAGGGTCCAGCACCCTTCGCTTCTCCCAAGGAATAGGATTTCGCTGCCAGTCAAAGACCTCATTCTGGACTTACTGAGACGCCAGGCAGAAGGGAAGTTCCAGTAGACCCTTAAGCTCATACGCCGGTCCTGGGGCTTTCGTTGCTGGTTATCTATCTCCGTCTTGCCTCGTTTAGGAACAGAACTAGATGCGATGATGGATTAGTTGTACCGAAGTAAAACGATGGCTTCGTCAGGCTGTACTCACGCATCGTTTCTTGATGGCGAATGAAAAGTTGACAAGTTGCGGCTACTCTTGATTTTTCTTCACAGGCGTCGCTTCTTCCATACATGTGACATGAACATCATTTTTATGCTTACGAATAAGGTGTTAAGGATACAGGAGGTCCAGAGAGCAAGCTGCCAGCGTTCTGGCGTGGGCGCTCGCATCTAAAGGTCCAAGTGGCGGATTGGGGCGGCGCCAGAACCAACACCAGAAATCCCCCAAAATACCCGTGTAATAATTTCATCTACGCTTCATATGAATGTTGCTCCTCTGATCTTGGGGAACTTGCCGTTGCATCGAGGTTGAAGGTTCGGCGGCGTACCACCAAACACTATTTCTTCATCGGGCACGACAAGTCGAAGTCTTCGAAGCCATTTGGCAAGGAAGCATAACGAGAGACTTGATTCCAGTCCAACGGCAATTCCAGCGGTTATTATTCATGACAGTCGTGCGGCTGAAATGTGTGGGCAGTGGTGCAACAGCAGGCCATGGGGTATTTGAATAGCTGCTCTCGAAGTCGCCTTCTTTCTTAATCCACATAGTCAACGCCTTGATCGAGCCTCATTTTCTAGCACTGCTCTGTCAGGCTATTGTTCTGTATGCCATAAGAGTCATGGCCTGACAGGAAGGCGTCCTATGCTTTGTAAGTCATCCCAATACCTGGACAGCTCCGGTTGACCGGGCCCGGGGCCAGTCCAGATCTGGTATGGCGCCCGGGTCCTTGCCACCGTGGGTCACCGACTGCCGGCATCCTTATCCCGGATTCCCGACGCTTTTCGCCTGCGACTTGACGTCATCTTTGACATTGGCACCAAAGATTGAGGGTTATTGAGCGGTGAGAAAGGGCTGCGATTTGGAGGGAGTCGGAATTTTCTGGGACCCTGGCGTCCAAGAGTGTTGTATATAAAATGAATTTGTGCAAGGTATTAATAGCCGCGAGTATTTTGTCCCGATGACTCCGAATCCGTACATCGTTCCACAGGACAAAACGGCTTATTTACCACACGTATCTCGAAATAGAGTTTAACAAAATATAAACGCGGTAATAACAAAGACTCCGGCTGGGGCGGCTGGTGATGTTGCGGTTGTTGGGAGATGTACGATGACTGTCAAAGGCCACCCTagagagagagccaagatgtgCACCCTAATAATATGGATATCGCGGATATACAGCCATGGACCGGTATTACAGGATATTTTGTCTCCACGGCTCAAGGGTCAAACCCAACCACCACTCTGACAATAACGCAGAGAGCGCTGGCACCAAGGGCGTGCCTTTTTGCTGGCGCTGCCAAAATGGGAGCACATGGTAGACGTTAGTACATCAAACAGTCACAATCATTATTCTAATAAGCAAGCGCCGAAAGCAAGCAGAGTGTCGCAAGACCTGAGCACAACGCGAGACACACTTCTTTGAGGACAAACAGTTCGCCGTAAAACCAACATCTCATAATATATACAAGCCTTGACTTGGGCAGCTGAGCCGAAAGATGTTCAAACCGCGTAGCAGCTAGACAACGACGGCCTTATCGACTATAAATGCCCTCCTTGGAAAATTTTGTTCAAGTACATCACGGGATATAGGACGGTAGATACACGTGAGTGATTAAGGTATGTGCGATTGCAGAAAAACAATAGACTCGACGCCTTCTTGCGTCCAAACGACAGATCCAGTCTTTAGCAAAAAACCTTCATCCCAGCATAAGTACCATGTGCATCTGATTTTGATGATGGCGCCTTGCCAAAGATGCAGTCCAGCGACTCGCGGCCGTTGCACCTATACGTCGTGGCTTCGGTGGGCTTATCAGCAGACTGCCAGTACTCGGTCCTAGGGTGAGTAAAcccaagaaagaaaggggGCAAGTGTGGAACAATGTCTACTACAAGTCAGTACTACCATCCCACCGTATTGGACAGGCAACGAAGCGCCGGTTTGGACGTCTTGTGCGCGGCCAGCACTTACCATCATAGTGCGTCACACGATACGCAATGCCGGCATTCGAGTTTGACGCGCCCGCCAGCTTGTCAAGGTAATTGGCAAATCCTGCGTTCCCGACCCTCGGCGCGCCATAGGTGATGACCTGCGTGACATTCAACGGCTTTGGCTTCAAGCTGCCAAAGGCAAGCTCCGCGAGGGCGCCTCCGAGGCTGTGGCCCACGATGGTGACCGAGTAGCCTGGATATGAGTGCAGAGCCGACTCCAACCCGCGCTCCACCTGGTCGACGATTGAATCCCAGGCAGTCAAGAACCCGTGATGCGCTTTGCAGGACTGGCAGGACTTGTAGTCAACCAGACGCCAGTTTTCATCCGTCTCCCAGTCCTGTTGGCTCTGGGTCCCTGGAATAGCTAGAATCAACTCCTTTCTGGAATCGAGTCGGTAAATCATAGCCTGGGTGTCGGTGGTGGTTTCATTGACGTAAAGCTGCTCGACCACGCCTTCCGCAGGCTTGTGGACGCATGCCGTTGCAGATCCTGGAAATTGTGCGTAGTAGCTCAGTTTCTCGTATACGTCAGAGGAAGCTAGGCGATATTAGTGCGATGCAAATTTTCAAAAAAGTACCGAGGGGCGCGACCTTGTGTTCGAGGAGGACCCTGTTCGAGGACGGCCGCTATCGCAGCCGCTTCGCTCGGGATGTCTGCGGGAAGACCCTTTTCCAGGATCTTGATTATCCCGGCGACATCTTTGAAGAAGTCTCCCGGAGCCCCCCGCTCAAGAACCTTCGCTACATCGTCCGGTGTCCCGTCGATGTTGCTGATGCTATTCGACACGGGAGTGGCCAGGGCGAGCGCCACAAAGGGCAGCCCGAGTATGACGGAGCGCATCATGTTTCTCTGTAGAACAAGGAGAAATGCACGTCGGCAAACACCGACATTCTACGGATCACGGTTCATCTTTAAGTACTTTCGGCGGGAGCACGGAGCAAAGCCGAGGCCCCCTTTCAAAGACGTTCGTATCCAATTTGCAAGGGGCAGACTTGTTTGGTTCCAAAGAAGGCCATGACACTAGTTCGGATGAGGAAGTTGGCAAATTTGCAAAATAGAGTCAGAGCGTACGCAAGACCGGCAAATCCGTGTCAATTCGTATAACTGCCCACATTGCTCCGTAGTATCCGACCTGAATTGCTCGGGCCGCAGCGTTTTTTGCTCGGGGCGCAGGAGTAAGTCTGATGGGAGCTGTAATGACCCATGAATTCATACGCTCACACCCCTGTTGCTACATCTTTCTATGGCGTAATTGCGTAGGAAACAACGCCAAAAAAAACCGACGCGGCCACAGCTGCTGCCTTTCCTCTTTGTTTAATGCGATAGATTCAGTCAGCAGCGTAATGGCGTTTAGATCCTGCCCGGCGCTGTGTCATTGAGCAATTCATGTAGTTCCATGAGCACATTCTCAATGAGGGCAATCTCCACCATATATTTGTACTAGAAATGTACCCTGGGGCGTGACAACGTGGCCGCTAGTCCAAGACTGGTAATTCACTTTCAGGTACCAGACAATTCGACGCGCAGACATGAGGCTGCGCACGGCTTATCAGATCCACGCAACCGCACGTTTTGACCTCGCCAAGCGTGGTAATCCATTTCCTCAGCTGACAAAGAacaactttatttttttttctttttttcagcCGTTGGGTACATTATCATTGCCGTCGGATGCAACAGTCCAGGTCTGTTGTACGAGCTGCATCACTAGTTCAGGCACACCGGCTCTGCCCGGCTCAGGTCTATTTATAACGTCTGGTCTTACATGTACATAAAGTATACGAATGGATCCCTGAAGTTTCTCCAGTTTTTATTGGCCTTGCTTTTGAAAACACCAAAATGCAGTATCTTTCAGTAATGTGAGCGGCACTGGATTACTGAGCatttgttacacggaaatggctggttacacaagggctacggtcacgagacctagggcaaagtccctcaccgacttcttgtataaatagacggcttcggtccctcaaggccttaaggaaaaccaaggacctttgataccaaagactattattagatgaattgagtaaattgctccaagctaggcccttgtcacagcatTCGCCTGCTTCTTCCAGCAAAGACTacaaaaaggccaagttgCTCAGGATTAGTCCTCTTTCGCGAGTCTAATTGGCAAAGTTACAGAAGGCCGTTCAAATCATTCTCAAAATATACACTACAAAGTGGGCTCCCAGATACAAAATGTACTAATGCCTATATTTGACCTGGCAGGTCGACTTTTCTGTCGTCAAAGTGCAAGGCCGCAGCTGGTGCATAAAATCGCAGGCTCTGGCTTATCAAAGATAATCAAGTGACTggagatggccaagatgttTGTATAGCAACTCTAGTGCCGTTTCTAGTTCCGCTAATTGGCGTAAGTGATGAAAGAAAAGATGCTGCCTTTGCTCTCTTGGCATTCTCGTTGTCACATGGAAAAGGCCGGTTACACGAcggctacggtcacgggattagggcagaaggtcctcaccgacttcttgtataaatagacatcttcggtccctcaaggccttgaggaaaaccaaggacctttgataccaaaaTTGTtatttgtgacaagggctagaggcttggagcatttgctcaattcatctaataacaggCTTTGGTGTCAAAGGTCattggttttcctcaaggccttgaaggtcaaagacgtctttaaatacaagaagtcagtgaggaccttctgccctaatcccgtgaccgtagcccttgtgtaaccgtgtgaTATTggcccatttccgtgtgacacaAGCTTCCCCCCTTTTCTAGCTTAACCTCGAGCTGTTATTCGggttataataataataataataatgatgatgatgatgatgatgatgatgatgatgatgatgatccGCAGGACCTGGTATCAGGTATAATAACCAGCGCGAAAATGCTCCTATGACCTCCGCAGGACCTAGTCAGGGTCAGATATCTGAATGCTAGCGCTGTAAGGCTATAACCTCCCGTAGATTTAGTCAGAGGCAGGAATACCTGCTTGCTAGCGCAGAAAGAGGTTCTTTACATCCTTGTGATTTCGCAGAGGCTGGTTGCTTACTAGAGGATGGAAGGATTTATACCTTTAATAGAAGACTATCATTTGTGATAAGGGCTTAGGCTTGGAACAAGGTTCGTATTCAGCAAATACTTTGCTTtaatatcaaaggtccttggttgtTTCTTGAAGCCCTAATAGCGGAAGacctttatttatattaagaggCGGTGAGGGAccttgccctaggtctcgtgatcagagcccttgtgtaactatcgtcggTTCAAGGatcggcccgtgccttcatAGCAACGTgtcatccgtgtaacactcGTGGTGTCGACTACTTCTGCTACCAACAGCGTTGTAGAAGCAACGTACCCAGGTAAAGGGAGACGACTTGAACTTATAGAGTGGTAAAATAGGCATTTAGGAGTGAATTAGTCCATTTTATTTCACACCAACTGAGTGGTATGAGTGATGGCAACTATTTCAACTAGTTGATACGTGTAGTCTCGCCTGGGACGCCAAGGACCGTCTCGACCAATATTCCTggcgtcttgctcctcacGAAATTTACAATTTGCATTTGTGTCCTGGTCCATGTGTCCTTTCCTCCGTGGCCATTAAGAACATACCACGCCTCGCTTCCCTGGCCACTGTCTGAACGCATTGCAGTGACACAAACATAAATCTCCTTGGCCGTATTGTTGACTACTGTGATGCCGCTCATTTTGTCTATCTCAAATGTTAGCGATTTTTGTTAATTGATACATGACAACTTACTTGCAGTGAGTGAATGCCCACTAGTCTGAGATGTGTAGTGATAATGCTCGAAATAGTACCGAGTATAGCGAAATCTCGGATGTGAGTCAAGCTTGATGGTTGAGTCAGAAAAgagtccttggttttccagAGATAGGAGGGACGAGTAACCACTATATATACCTGACGGGAACGGCTGTGCCCAAGGTTTCCACCGGCTCATGTGTTCAGTCTGTGTACTGAGTAGCCTCGAGGTCTTTTGTCGGCGATACCACTTTGCTGGGCTTTGTCGTTGGTCTTGGCCGTGTAGCAGTGATTGATAGCAAGGCACTCGGCCTCGTGTAACCACACTACTCCTTGTCCGCGTCATCTCGCTCTCAGTCAATGTCAGTCATATCCCCAGTCGATCATTCATCTCTTCAGTCCAGGTCGTATTCTGAGTCAGTCAAGGTCGTATCCTCTGACACCAAAATGTGAGCGGCAAGTCTTTTGCTACCCCTCTTCCGGCATCTTGAATGCAGAGTCTGAGTAGTGAGTCTTGATCACGACTCACGGCAAGTCTTGTGGCGAGCTGGATTGCAACCTTGAGACGATATCATGCTTGCAAATCATGGATCGAAGGTGGTGTGGCCATGTTCAACTTCTCCATTCATGTACTGCGTGCCGAGCACCGAGTGCACAATATCGAATTGGTCCGGCGCCACTGTCATGTCACGCATAATATCAAATTGATACGTCATGTATCTGGACGGTGGATTGGCATGCAGTCTGCCACGCTGGCTTTCTTCCTGCATGTCAACCTCTCAATCCCTCCCAAGCCTCTACTAAGCTATCGCTCGATTACGGCATGACCTGACTTTTTGCTTCCATCCACCTTGAGTCCGTAAGAAAGAGGAGCACAGCTAGCTCTGCTCAGCTAGGTACCAATTGTTCCCATGGCTCTGTTGCTTACCTCAGTTTCCATATTTATACTATACCGACTTTTGCCATCAAGGTTCTAAAATTCAAGTCTAGTAAGACGTTTCAACTTGTTTATACTTGAGATATAAACTAATTACAATTTTACTTATTCCCTCATAAAATGACTCTCAAAGTGCTTTCACTTGAGGATCCAAACAGCAAGTATCTCTCATGCAAGCCGAGCGAAGACGGCTGGTTCTTTAACCTGGTTGACCTAGACCTTTCCTACAAGTTCTTCGGGGTTTTCTTATAGTTCCAGAAGAAGTTACTTAAAAGGTTCTAATTGAAAGTTTATTAACCTTCATGGGAACGGGTTCTGGTGTGACGGTACCCGCATTAGAGTGGGCTTTACCTTCTCTGTTACGACTCTAGCTTATCAGCGGCAAGTACCTTGGTAATATTATCCGTAACAATATAATTACCGCTAGCGACACTACCACTATTTTAGAAATCAAGGCAATCTCGTTTTACAGTTTTCATGTGAGCGTGTTATTATCCGTTGCCGCAATTACCTCTAAAAACGGAGACTCTCTCTCAAAATTACCCGCCCTCGTGGAGGAAGGGTCCGTCGGTGTGGAAATGATAGcattattatattattatgCAGAGGCTAAGACGCCCATTGCCTCCATCATTTCTCTGCCTTTTCGTGCCAGAGTCAAGATGACGGTGGCCTTGATCGGACCCCTAACGCAGTTATACGGATTACCCTCGGAGAAGCATTCGTAGAAACTCTTACAACACCCCCACTCATCAAGCGTGGCGGTGTGGTTGGGGTGGACGTATACGGCAGAGCATAGCAGACATGGGCTTGGAGTACTCGGACAACTTGCAAAGGATCAAAAAAGTTCAGAAACGCCATCGGGGTTTGATGACGCACACATACAAGGCGAGGGAGCAAAATCTCGCTTATCCGCGCAAGCCCTTGCCTTATTTCTACCTGAAAAGGCTGCATGAAAGCAGCGTGGACCGTGAAAATGTCCAGTGGCAACATCGGTATCTACAGGCTGGGCAGAAGGCGTCATCGCTGCTACCCAGTCAGGCACACACTCTAGGAGAAAGCCCTAGTAGAACAGTAACACAGCAGAGGGCGTACGAAGATGGCGTCGAGATGCAAAATCCTGCGACTTGCAGGGGAGATTTTGGCCAAGATTGTTGTCAGAGAAGCTGAGGCTCCTGAGCTATGGGCGTCTGAGAAATTAATGTAATTTGTCTTCTTGTCAAAGATTACCTGATCTGGCGAGCTGACAACATGTGTGTATGAAGTCGCGATTTATAAAGCCCCAGCTGCCGAAAAGTCAATCACTACAACTCCGAATCTACATGCTAGAAAAGTCAAGTATTATACGAATACTATTTCATGACTAGAGAATACTTTCAGTAAGAGGGTACAAGACGCTGAGCCCTGCGTGCGTGGAATACATGTTAGAACTTAATAACCGGCATAGTTATGCCAACGAAGCATTCGCCTCTTGCGGAAAAAGTGCCTTTTTAACTACCCATGCCAGGATATCAATAAGTAAACTGCTCTTTTTGCTAAAGATATATTTTCACAGCTAGACTGCTACGAgttaaaagaaaaataacGGCTAAAAATAACACAGGACTCAATTCATGCCAAGGAAACTACCACGATAGTGTGGCTGGACTATTAGAATATATGAGCGGAGAGATGAGAGAAAGCAAGGATGCGGCCCAACGCTAGCGTATATCGTCATGCAAAAGGCATTCAAGCTCCAGCTCATGCATCATTTGTGTCGCAAGAATATAGCCACCCCCTTTAGTCTTCTATAGCTCTCTCGTGAGGACTCCTTAAACTGATCTACCTGGAATTAGCACTTAGTAATCCTTTCTCTAACACTTATACACTTGCTCTTGGCTGTACCATCCAAGGTGATAGGATGTGATGCCCCTTATCGCCAGAGCGTTGCAGGGCTCATGTTGGTTGCGTTCTGCCGTGGAAGGTCCCGGTCAATAGCAATGCGTGGATATGGTACCGTATCTTCAAGGAGACTATTGGCGTGGTCGTTAACATGATAGGTTCTACACACCATGCAAGCATTGTGGAGATCTTGCCGATATATTGGACCAATACTACGACGTCGGAGTTGCATTGGCCGAGAGGACAGTGCCTCGTCAGTTCCTGGTTGAGAAATGATTGAATAATAgagaaatattatataatgACACTGCCACTTATAGTATGCTTCTGCCAATACTAGGTATATAGGCGtaagtactttaataaatatttgGAAAGCGCATCATTACCCTGTGTAGAGTAGTGTACGTTCTCCATGCTATTGCTCGTAAATAGATCCGGGCGTCTTAGCAAGGGTTAAATGTATTCTCATCATCGAGACCATGGCAGGCTCGATTGAGTGCCTTAAATAAGCTGTGTCATAATTACTACCCTTGTTTTCATTCTATGACTATGTAGTCATGACTCCATACTCCATACTAGTATAGTTGCCTTGTGGGTTATTTTTAGATGGATCGTGAACGCCGTTCAGATCCGCTCAACTCCGCTCAACTCCGTCAATGCCGACATGACCAGCCAATGGGTGTTGAAGGCGTCTTGCATGATGGGGTGTCGCCACAACGTACATTCGGAAGCTCCAAGTATAAAGCGCTTGCTTCAACTACGACAGTCT
Proteins encoded:
- the faeA_1 gene encoding Feruloyl esterase A, with the translated sequence MRSVILGLPFVALALATPVSNSISNIDGTPDDVAKVLERGAPGDFFKDVAGIIKILEKGLPADIPSEAAAIAAVLEQGPPRTQASSDVYEKLSYYAQFPGSATACVHKPAEGVVEQLYVNETTTDTQAMIYRLDSRKELILAIPGTQSQQDWETDENWRLVDYKSCQSCKAHHGFLTAWDSIVDQVERGLESALHSYPGYSVTIVGHSLGGALAELAFGSLKPKPLNVTQVITYGAPRVGNAGFANYLDKLAGASNSNAGIAYRVTHYDDIVPHLPPFFLGFTHPRTEYWQSADKPTEATTYRCNGRESLDCIFGKAPSSKSDAHGTYAGMKVFC